The sequence CAAGGCGGGCGTGCACCTCGGTGCCCCCGGGACCCGCCACCAGGGCCACGCGCGGTTCGTGTTCCCTCACCTCCGGGGGCAACAGCGGGAAGTCCGCCTCGCGCACGTAGGGAGGGTTGCTCACCACCAGGTCGATCCTCCCCTCGAGCCGCGGCGGCAGGGCCCGCAGGAGGTCACCGCGGTGGAAGTCCACCACGCCTTCCATGCCCAGGCGCGAGGCGTTCTCGCGCGCCGCCTGCAGCGCCTCCCCGCTGCCGTCCGTGGCGTGGACCACCGCCTGCGGGTGCTCCTTCGCCAGGGAAAGGGCGATGCAGCCCGAGCCGGTGCCCACGTCCACCACCAGCGGGTGCCCGCCTTCCCCGCGCAGGATCTCCAGCGCCCTTTCCACCAGCATCTCCGTCTCCGGCCGCGGTATGAGCACCCTCCCGTCCACCGCCAGTTCCAGGCGGCGGAAACCGCTGACGCCCGTCACGTACTGCAGGGGCTCTCGCCCCGCCCTCCGGCGCACGCAGCGGAAGAACGCGCGTCTCGCCGCGGCGGACATCTCCATCTCGGGACGGGCGTAGAGCTCCGCCCTGCCGCATCCCGCGCAGTGGGACAGGAGCAGCTCGGCATTGAGGCGGGGCTTGTAAATACCATATCTTTCCAGATACGCCTCGGCCCACTCGAGCAGCTCGCGGACCCGTCGCGGGGAAGCGCCGCGCGCGGAAGCCCGCCTGCCGTGTCGCTCCACGTCCTCATTCCCCCCCGGCCGCTTCCGCCAGCTTCCGCGCGCGGTCGGCAGCGGCCAGCGCCTCGATTATCTCGTCCAGGTCGCCGTCGAGGATCTCCTCCAGCCGGTACAGCGTAAGCCCTATGCGGTGGTCCGAGACGCGGCCCTGCGGGAAGTTGTAGGTGCGTATCCTCTCGGAACGGTCCCCGGTCCCCACCTGGGAACGCCTCTCCTCCGCCTGCTCCCGCTGCTGCCGTTCCTGTTCCATGCGCAGGAGGCGCGCGCGCAGGATGCGCAGGGCCTTCTCCCTGTTCTGAAGCTGGCTCTTCTCGTCCTGGCAGGATACCACCACCCCGGTGGGAAGGTGGGTGACGCGCACCGCGGAGTCGGTGGTGTTCACC is a genomic window of Actinomycetota bacterium containing:
- the prmC gene encoding peptide chain release factor N(5)-glutamine methyltransferase; translated protein: MERHGRRASARGASPRRVRELLEWAEAYLERYGIYKPRLNAELLLSHCAGCGRAELYARPEMEMSAAARRAFFRCVRRRAGREPLQYVTGVSGFRRLELAVDGRVLIPRPETEMLVERALEILRGEGGHPLVVDVGTGSGCIALSLAKEHPQAVVHATDGSGEALQAARENASRLGMEGVVDFHRGDLLRALPPRLEGRIDLVVSNPPYVREADFPLLPPEVREHEPRVALVAGPGGTEVHARLAEQALSWLAPGGCLLMECGEDQAEELCRMLENLGYAAVRKGDDLTGRPRMVEGRRAPRAAPG